The following coding sequences lie in one Streptomyces xiamenensis genomic window:
- the pucL gene encoding factor-independent urate hydroxylase, translating into MPTLGQNQYGKAETRIVKVTREGTTHHLEDLKVSVALSGDMDEVHYSGSNATVLTTDATKNTVFAFAKEYGIGSPERFGTLLARHFTESQPTLTRARIRMESYAWERIATPGEGEHSFLRDGRGVRTAQITHDREEGWEALSGLTALTVLNSTDSEFHGFLKDRYTTLPETRDRVLATDVTALWRHRWSGPQDATPDWNASHAAARGHLLDAFARTYSYSLQQTLFAMGSRVIDHRPEIDEIRLSLPNKHHFLADLTPFGMENETADGAVYFAADRPYGLIEATVLREGATARIPVDATNL; encoded by the coding sequence ATGCCCACACTCGGCCAGAACCAGTACGGCAAGGCGGAGACCCGGATCGTCAAGGTGACCCGGGAGGGCACCACCCACCACCTGGAGGACCTCAAGGTCTCCGTGGCCCTGTCGGGCGACATGGACGAGGTGCACTACTCGGGCTCCAACGCCACCGTGCTGACGACCGACGCCACCAAGAACACGGTGTTCGCCTTCGCCAAGGAGTACGGCATCGGCTCCCCGGAACGTTTCGGCACCCTGCTCGCCCGGCACTTCACCGAGTCCCAGCCCACCCTCACCCGGGCCCGGATCCGCATGGAGAGCTACGCCTGGGAACGGATCGCCACCCCGGGCGAGGGCGAACACTCCTTCCTGCGCGACGGACGCGGGGTGCGCACCGCGCAGATCACCCACGACCGGGAAGAGGGCTGGGAGGCCCTTTCGGGACTGACCGCGCTCACCGTGCTGAACTCCACCGACTCCGAGTTCCACGGCTTCCTCAAGGACCGCTACACCACACTCCCCGAGACCCGGGACCGCGTCCTGGCCACCGACGTCACCGCGCTGTGGCGGCACCGCTGGAGCGGCCCGCAGGACGCGACCCCCGACTGGAACGCCAGCCACGCCGCCGCCCGCGGCCATCTGCTGGACGCCTTCGCCCGCACATACTCCTACTCGCTCCAGCAGACGCTGTTCGCGATGGGGTCCCGGGTGATAGACCACCGTCCCGAGATCGACGAGATCCGCCTCTCCCTGCCCAACAAGCACCACTTCCTCGCGGACCTCACCCCTTTCGGGATGGAGAACGAGACCGCGGACGGGGCCGTCTACTTCGCCGCCGACCGCCCCTACGGCCTGATCGAGGCGACCGTGCTGCGCGAGGGCGCCACCGCCCGCATCCCCGTCGACGCCACCAACCTCTGA
- a CDS encoding 8-oxoguanine deaminase — protein MTTVIEHCAIATVDAAGTEYADGHLVIAGDRIKAVGPGPAPRELPDDGSPLRRVDASGALATPGLVNTHHHFYQWLTRGLAQDAHLFDWLVGLYPRWSRIDERMVHTAARASLAMMVRGGVTSAVDHHYIFPRGTGDLLGAEIAAAREIGVRFTAARGSMDLGASDGGLPPDFAVESTDDALAATEAAIDTHHDPGFSAMLRIAVAPCSPFSVSTELLRQAAELARRKGVRLHTHGSETVEEEAFCHERFGMGPTDYFESTGWLGEDVWMAHCVHMTDADVAAFARTGTGVAHCPSSNARLAAGIARVPDLLAAGVPVGLGVDGTASNESGELHTELRNALLINRLGPHREAALSARQALRLATYGGAQVLGRTDGTGSLEPGKLADVVLWQLDGLGHSTIADPVAALVLGPPAPVTLSLIGGRPVVEHGRLLTADEHEIARAARTESRRLADCS, from the coding sequence ATGACGACGGTCATCGAGCACTGCGCCATCGCCACCGTGGACGCGGCCGGCACCGAGTACGCCGACGGTCACCTGGTGATCGCCGGCGACCGGATCAAGGCGGTCGGCCCGGGCCCCGCACCCCGCGAACTCCCCGACGACGGGAGCCCGCTGCGCCGCGTCGACGCCTCGGGGGCGCTCGCCACACCCGGACTGGTCAACACCCATCACCACTTCTACCAGTGGCTGACCCGCGGCCTGGCCCAGGACGCCCACCTCTTCGACTGGCTGGTCGGCCTCTACCCCCGGTGGTCCCGCATCGACGAGCGGATGGTGCACACCGCCGCCCGCGCCTCCCTCGCCATGATGGTCAGGGGCGGGGTCACCAGCGCCGTGGACCACCACTACATCTTCCCGCGCGGCACCGGGGACCTGCTCGGCGCCGAGATCGCCGCCGCCCGGGAGATCGGCGTACGCTTCACCGCCGCCCGCGGCTCGATGGACCTGGGCGCCTCCGACGGCGGACTGCCCCCGGACTTCGCCGTGGAGAGCACGGACGACGCCCTCGCCGCGACCGAGGCGGCCATCGACACCCACCACGACCCCGGGTTCTCCGCCATGCTGCGGATCGCGGTCGCGCCGTGCTCACCGTTCTCGGTGTCCACCGAGCTGCTGCGGCAGGCCGCAGAACTCGCCCGCCGCAAGGGGGTGCGGCTGCACACCCACGGCTCGGAGACCGTGGAGGAGGAGGCGTTCTGCCACGAACGGTTCGGCATGGGCCCCACCGACTACTTCGAGTCCACCGGCTGGCTCGGCGAGGACGTGTGGATGGCGCACTGCGTCCACATGACCGACGCCGACGTGGCGGCCTTCGCCCGCACCGGCACCGGCGTGGCCCACTGCCCCTCCTCCAACGCCCGGCTCGCCGCCGGCATCGCCCGCGTCCCCGATCTGCTGGCGGCCGGCGTCCCGGTCGGCCTCGGCGTGGACGGCACCGCCTCCAACGAATCCGGCGAACTCCACACCGAACTGCGCAACGCCCTGCTGATCAACCGCCTCGGACCGCACCGCGAGGCCGCCCTGAGCGCCCGCCAGGCACTGCGGCTGGCCACCTACGGCGGCGCCCAGGTGCTCGGCCGCACCGACGGGACCGGCTCGCTGGAGCCCGGCAAGCTCGCCGACGTGGTGCTGTGGCAACTGGACGGGCTCGGCCACTCCACCATCGCCGACCCGGTCGCCGCCCTGGTACTCGGCCCGCCCGCCCCCGTCACCCTCTCCCTCATCGGCGGCCGGCCGGTCGTCGAGCACGGGCGGCTGCTCACCGCCGACGAGCACGAGATCGCCCGCGCCGCGCGCACCGAATCCCGGCGGCTGGCGGATTGTTCATAG
- a CDS encoding sulfite oxidase, which translates to MTNDERAYDRGRLGLWLAGTARAEGIERRDLLRLLAAAGVGVGATTAATVGAAAPPAAAAPGARAAGIVKPLPPDRFVIHGTNAETRWSALRGTGYHTPNDLFFVRNHTVTPALDAATWRLRIWGDGLRGARPAEFSLEDLRALPAVERSVFLECAGNGRSFFDRQQGEPVSGTAWSLGAIGMARWRGVRLAEVLRRAGLSPHAVDIQPRGLDDAFFSGGVNLGRVRRPLPVTKALDDVLLAYEMNGAPLPPDHGHPVRLLVPSWIGISSIKWLGDIEVSATPLYSPWNTDLYRLFGPGHPEEGSAPLSRQTLKSAFELPWEAPLSAGRARVLTGRSWSGGRGVRSVEISVDGGTAWRPATLHDAPRPGGWVRWSLRWTPRTPGRTELLARATDVDGTTQPERTAHNTQGYLFDAVVRHPVTVA; encoded by the coding sequence ATGACGAACGACGAGCGGGCATACGACCGCGGGCGGCTCGGCCTGTGGCTGGCCGGTACGGCGCGGGCCGAGGGCATCGAACGGCGCGATCTGCTGCGGCTGCTGGCGGCGGCCGGGGTAGGGGTGGGGGCGACGACGGCGGCCACGGTCGGCGCGGCGGCACCACCGGCCGCGGCGGCACCCGGTGCGAGGGCGGCGGGGATCGTCAAGCCGTTGCCCCCGGACCGGTTCGTCATCCACGGCACCAACGCCGAGACCCGCTGGTCCGCGCTGCGCGGCACCGGCTACCACACCCCCAACGACCTGTTCTTCGTCCGCAACCACACCGTCACCCCCGCCCTCGACGCCGCCACCTGGCGGCTGCGGATCTGGGGCGACGGGCTGCGCGGCGCCCGGCCCGCCGAGTTCTCCCTGGAGGACCTGCGCGCCCTGCCCGCCGTCGAGCGCTCCGTCTTCCTCGAGTGCGCGGGCAACGGCCGCAGCTTCTTCGACCGCCAGCAGGGCGAGCCGGTCTCCGGCACCGCCTGGTCGCTGGGCGCCATCGGCATGGCCCGCTGGCGCGGCGTCCGGCTGGCGGAGGTGCTGCGCCGGGCCGGCCTGTCCCCGCACGCCGTGGACATCCAGCCGCGCGGCCTGGACGACGCGTTCTTCTCCGGCGGCGTGAACCTGGGCCGGGTACGCCGCCCGCTGCCCGTCACGAAGGCGCTGGACGACGTCCTGCTGGCGTACGAGATGAACGGCGCGCCGCTGCCGCCCGACCACGGCCACCCCGTACGGCTGCTGGTGCCGTCCTGGATCGGCATCTCCTCGATCAAATGGCTGGGCGACATCGAGGTGTCGGCCACCCCGCTCTACTCGCCCTGGAACACCGACCTCTACCGCCTCTTCGGCCCCGGCCACCCCGAGGAGGGCAGCGCGCCGCTGAGCCGGCAGACCCTCAAGAGCGCCTTCGAACTCCCGTGGGAAGCGCCGCTGAGCGCCGGCCGCGCCCGGGTGCTCACCGGCCGCTCGTGGTCGGGCGGGCGTGGGGTGCGCTCCGTGGAGATCAGCGTCGACGGCGGCACCGCGTGGCGCCCCGCCACCCTCCACGACGCGCCACGCCCCGGCGGCTGGGTGCGCTGGTCCCTGCGCTGGACCCCGCGCACCCCGGGCCGCACCGAACTGCTGGCCAGGGCCACCGACGTGGACGGCACCACCCAGCCGGAGCGCACCGCGCACAACACCCAGGGCTATCTCTTCGACGCGGTGGTGCGCCATCCCGTGACGGTCGCCTGA
- the aceB gene encoding malate synthase A, whose protein sequence is MAVTAVVDRQEEVLTGEALAFLTELHRRFTPRRDELLAARAERRAEIARTGTLDFLPETAHIRQGEWQVAPAPEALLDRRVEITGPTDRKMTVNALNSGARIWLADFEDASSPTWANVIGGQLSLADAYRRRIDFTDERGKHYALKPEAELATVVARPRGWHLDERHLVLDDRPVPGALVDFGLYFFHNAELLLELGKGPYFYLAKLESHREARLWDDVFTFAEEYIGIDRGSIRATVLIETITAAFEMEEILYELRAHASGLNAGRWDYLFSLIKNFRDAGPAFVLPDRNAVTMTAPFMRAYTELLVRTCHKRGAHAIGGMAAFIPAKDAEANAVAFDKVKGDKDREAADGFDGSWVAHPGLVPVARASFDAVLGDRPHQKDRLREDVKVSAADLLDIGSLDARPTEAGVRNAVQVGTRYLQSWLAGRGAVAVFNLMEDVATAEISRSQLWQWIDAGVELADGQRVTRDYVRTVAGQELAAIREEVGEEGFASGGWQRAFDLLLRIALDETYVDFLTLPAYELLD, encoded by the coding sequence ATGGCCGTCACGGCTGTTGTCGACCGGCAGGAGGAGGTGCTGACCGGCGAAGCCCTGGCCTTCCTCACCGAGCTGCACCGCAGGTTCACCCCCCGGCGGGACGAACTGCTCGCCGCGCGGGCCGAACGGCGGGCCGAGATCGCCCGCACCGGCACGCTCGACTTCCTGCCCGAGACCGCCCACATCCGGCAGGGCGAGTGGCAGGTCGCACCCGCCCCCGAGGCGCTGCTGGACCGGCGGGTGGAGATCACCGGCCCCACCGACCGCAAGATGACCGTCAACGCCCTCAACTCGGGGGCGCGGATCTGGCTCGCCGACTTCGAGGACGCCTCCTCCCCCACCTGGGCGAATGTGATCGGCGGTCAGCTCAGCCTCGCCGACGCCTACCGCCGCCGCATCGACTTCACCGACGAGCGCGGCAAGCACTACGCGCTCAAGCCGGAGGCCGAGCTGGCCACGGTCGTGGCGCGCCCGCGCGGCTGGCATCTGGACGAGCGTCATCTCGTCCTGGACGACCGCCCCGTGCCCGGCGCGCTGGTCGACTTCGGCCTGTACTTCTTCCACAACGCGGAACTGCTGCTCGAACTCGGCAAGGGCCCGTACTTCTACCTCGCCAAACTGGAGTCGCACCGCGAGGCACGGCTGTGGGACGACGTGTTCACCTTCGCCGAGGAGTACATCGGCATCGACCGCGGCTCGATCCGGGCCACCGTCCTCATCGAGACGATCACCGCCGCGTTCGAGATGGAGGAGATCCTCTACGAACTGCGCGCGCACGCCTCGGGCCTGAACGCCGGACGCTGGGACTACCTCTTCTCCCTCATCAAGAACTTCCGGGACGCCGGCCCCGCGTTCGTGCTGCCCGACCGCAACGCCGTGACGATGACGGCCCCCTTCATGCGCGCCTACACCGAACTGCTGGTGCGCACCTGCCACAAGCGCGGCGCCCACGCGATCGGCGGCATGGCGGCGTTCATCCCGGCCAAGGACGCCGAGGCGAACGCCGTCGCCTTCGACAAGGTCAAGGGCGACAAGGACCGCGAGGCCGCCGACGGCTTCGACGGCTCCTGGGTGGCGCACCCGGGCCTGGTGCCGGTGGCCCGGGCGTCCTTCGACGCCGTTCTCGGGGACCGTCCGCACCAGAAGGACCGGCTGCGCGAGGACGTGAAGGTGAGCGCGGCCGATCTGCTGGACATCGGCTCGCTCGATGCACGCCCCACCGAGGCCGGAGTGCGCAACGCCGTGCAGGTGGGCACCCGTTACCTGCAGTCCTGGCTGGCGGGCCGGGGCGCGGTCGCCGTCTTCAACCTCATGGAGGACGTCGCCACCGCCGAGATCTCCCGCTCGCAGCTGTGGCAGTGGATCGACGCGGGCGTGGAGCTGGCGGACGGGCAGCGGGTCACCCGCGACTACGTGCGGACGGTCGCCGGTCAGGAACTGGCCGCCATCCGCGAGGAGGTGGGCGAGGAGGGCTTCGCCTCGGGCGGCTGGCAGCGGGCCTTCGATCTGCTGCTGCGCATCGCCCTGGACGAGACCTACGTGGACTTCCTGACGCTGCCCGCCTACGAACTGCTCGACTGA
- a CDS encoding nucleotidyltransferase family protein: MNGVVGVLLAAGGGRRLGGGGKALLRVGGLPLVERGVRALRDGGCRPVVVVLGARGDEVRRLPALRDAVLADNPDWETGMGSSLRAGLDAVTAAGGAAALVTLVDQPGIGAAAVARVRAAHRSAATLACAAYGGRRGHPVLLGADHFAGVRAAAVGDRGARDHLRSHAATLTLVECGDIADPADIDTPGDLAAFERRH, translated from the coding sequence ATGAACGGTGTCGTCGGTGTCCTGCTCGCCGCGGGCGGTGGTCGGCGGCTTGGCGGGGGCGGCAAGGCGCTGCTGCGCGTCGGAGGGCTGCCGCTGGTGGAGCGGGGGGTGCGGGCGCTGCGGGACGGGGGGTGCCGGCCGGTGGTGGTTGTCCTGGGGGCGCGCGGAGATGAGGTGCGGCGGCTTCCGGCGCTGCGCGACGCCGTGCTGGCCGACAACCCCGACTGGGAGACGGGGATGGGTTCCTCCCTGCGCGCCGGGCTCGACGCCGTCACCGCCGCCGGCGGGGCGGCTGCCCTCGTCACGCTCGTGGATCAGCCCGGCATCGGGGCCGCGGCCGTCGCACGGGTGCGCGCCGCCCACCGGTCCGCCGCCACGCTGGCCTGTGCCGCGTACGGGGGGCGGCGCGGGCATCCGGTGCTCCTCGGCGCCGATCACTTCGCCGGGGTACGGGCCGCCGCGGTCGGCGACCGGGGCGCCCGGGACCATCTGCGGTCCCACGCGGCCACACTCACGCTCGTCGAGTGCGGCGACATCGCCGACCCCGCCGACATCGACACCCCCGGCGATCTGGCGGCGTTCGAGAGACGTCATTGA
- a CDS encoding Uma2 family endonuclease, which translates to MNTPDEDFDEALWQAWSSLDLPEGYRAEIIEGTIEVSPAGSVDHGEVINNVRDALAPHLADTGFRVRNDMNIRHDGGLWIPDLFVAPRNVSAYRTKGGAALLAECVELVVEVVSPGHDGISRDRTRKRRGYARAGIPVYVIIDGHDEGGVVSILTDPKPTEGLYTDEMRIPFGTDAVIPQGPAKGFAITESLTSPTE; encoded by the coding sequence GTGAACACTCCCGATGAGGACTTCGACGAGGCTCTGTGGCAGGCGTGGAGTTCCCTGGATCTCCCCGAGGGCTATCGCGCAGAGATCATTGAGGGGACCATCGAGGTGTCACCCGCCGGAAGCGTCGACCACGGCGAAGTCATCAACAATGTGCGGGACGCTCTCGCTCCCCATCTGGCGGACACCGGCTTCCGGGTCCGGAACGACATGAACATCCGCCACGACGGGGGACTGTGGATTCCCGACCTCTTCGTCGCTCCCCGCAATGTCTCCGCGTACAGGACGAAGGGAGGCGCCGCCCTCCTCGCCGAGTGCGTGGAACTCGTCGTCGAAGTGGTCTCGCCAGGTCACGACGGCATCAGTCGCGACCGTACCCGAAAGCGTCGCGGCTACGCCCGGGCCGGGATCCCCGTCTATGTCATCATCGACGGCCACGATGAGGGGGGCGTGGTCAGCATTCTGACGGATCCCAAACCCACCGAGGGCCTGTACACCGACGAGATGCGGATCCCCTTCGGCACGGATGCCGTGATCCCGCAAGGGCCGGCCAAGGGATTCGCCATCACCGAATCCCTCACCAGCCCCACCGAGTGA
- a CDS encoding IclR family transcriptional regulator encodes MPPSDVRKPSANSGGVQSLERAFGLLEHMADAGGEIGLSELATTSGLPLPTIHRLMRTLVSCGYVRQQANRRYALGPRLIRLGESAARPLATWARPQLARLVEETGETANMALLDGDEVVYVAQVPSRHSMRMFTEVGRRVLPHTTGVGKALLADLPEDQVRALLARTGMPASTERTITTPEAFVAALRTVRERGYAVDDNEQEIGVRCIAVRVPDSPTATAISISGPAGRVTEHSTERFAPILRTVAAELSSALAGP; translated from the coding sequence GTGCCGCCGTCCGACGTGCGCAAGCCCTCCGCCAACAGTGGCGGGGTCCAATCCCTCGAACGGGCTTTCGGCCTCCTTGAGCACATGGCCGACGCGGGCGGAGAGATCGGACTGAGCGAGCTGGCCACCACCAGCGGGCTGCCGCTGCCCACCATCCACCGCCTGATGCGGACGCTGGTGAGCTGCGGATACGTACGGCAGCAGGCCAATCGCCGTTACGCGCTGGGCCCGCGGCTGATCCGGCTGGGCGAGAGCGCCGCGCGCCCGCTGGCCACCTGGGCGCGCCCGCAGCTGGCCCGGCTGGTCGAGGAGACCGGCGAGACCGCGAACATGGCGCTGCTGGACGGCGACGAGGTGGTGTACGTGGCGCAGGTGCCCTCGCGGCACTCGATGCGGATGTTCACGGAGGTGGGCCGCCGGGTGCTGCCGCACACCACCGGGGTGGGCAAGGCGCTGCTGGCGGATCTGCCGGAGGATCAGGTGCGGGCCCTGCTGGCGCGCACCGGGATGCCGGCCTCGACGGAGCGGACGATCACCACGCCGGAGGCGTTCGTGGCGGCGCTGCGCACGGTGCGGGAGCGGGGCTACGCGGTGGACGACAACGAGCAGGAGATAGGAGTGCGGTGCATCGCGGTGCGCGTCCCGGACTCCCCGACCGCGACCGCCATCTCCATCTCGGGCCCGGCGGGGCGGGTGACGGAGCACTCGACGGAGCGCTTCGCCCCGATCCTGAGAACGGTGGCCGCCGAGCTGTCGTCGGCGCTGGCCGGTCCGTAA
- the allB gene encoding allantoinase AllB yields the protein MPGVTGVRTGPGLVLRSTRVVLPDGVRPAAVEVAGGRIRAVRDHAAALAPGAVLRDYGDAALLPGLVDTHVHVNDPGRTAWEGFTTATSAAAAGGITTLVDMPLNSLPPTTDPAALAVKRATAREQAHVDVGFWGGAVPGNLGSLAPLHAAGVFGFKCFLSPSGVEEFPHLDPVALEAAVRETAALGALLIVHAEDPHHLAAAPAPDGSRRYADFLASRPPAAEHAAVELLLTLARRYDARIHILHLSAATALPAIAAARAGGARVTVETCPHFLTLSAEEIPDGATEFKCCPPIRDTANQDALWAALAAGTIDAVVSDHSPSTADLKVPDFGAAWGGISSLQLTLPAVWTAARARGHGLADVARWMAAGPARLAGLSDRKGALAPGMDADLTVLDPEAAFTVDPTALHHRNPVTAYAGRTLHGVVRETWLRGELIAVRGRVLARTGELIERPREPADIPVRSTVTP from the coding sequence ATGCCCGGCGTCACCGGTGTGCGCACCGGTCCCGGTCTCGTGCTGCGCTCCACCCGCGTCGTCCTGCCCGACGGAGTACGGCCCGCCGCCGTGGAGGTGGCCGGCGGGCGGATCCGTGCCGTACGGGACCACGCCGCCGCCCTCGCCCCCGGCGCCGTGCTGCGCGACTACGGCGACGCCGCCCTGCTGCCGGGGCTCGTGGACACCCACGTCCATGTCAACGACCCCGGCCGCACCGCCTGGGAGGGCTTCACCACAGCCACCTCGGCGGCGGCCGCAGGCGGCATCACCACGCTCGTGGACATGCCGCTCAACAGCCTGCCGCCCACCACCGATCCGGCCGCCCTCGCGGTCAAACGCGCCACCGCGCGCGAACAGGCCCACGTCGACGTCGGCTTCTGGGGCGGGGCGGTGCCCGGCAACCTCGGCTCGCTGGCGCCGCTGCACGCCGCCGGGGTGTTCGGGTTCAAGTGCTTCCTGTCGCCGTCCGGCGTCGAGGAGTTCCCGCACCTGGACCCGGTGGCGCTGGAGGCCGCCGTACGCGAGACCGCCGCCCTCGGCGCGCTGCTCATCGTGCACGCCGAGGACCCGCACCACCTCGCCGCCGCGCCCGCGCCGGACGGCAGCCGCCGGTACGCCGACTTCCTGGCCTCCCGCCCGCCCGCCGCCGAACACGCCGCCGTCGAGCTGCTGCTGACCCTCGCCCGCCGCTACGACGCCCGCATCCACATCCTCCATCTCTCCGCCGCGACCGCCCTGCCCGCCATCGCCGCCGCCCGCGCCGGGGGAGCGCGGGTCACCGTCGAGACCTGTCCGCACTTCCTCACCCTCAGCGCGGAGGAGATCCCCGACGGAGCCACCGAGTTCAAGTGCTGCCCGCCCATCAGGGACACCGCCAACCAGGACGCGCTGTGGGCCGCGCTCGCCGCCGGCACCATCGACGCCGTCGTCTCCGACCACTCACCGTCCACCGCCGACCTCAAGGTGCCCGACTTCGGCGCCGCCTGGGGCGGGATCTCCTCGCTCCAGCTCACCCTCCCCGCCGTGTGGACCGCCGCCAGGGCCCGCGGGCACGGCCTGGCCGACGTCGCCCGCTGGATGGCGGCCGGACCGGCCCGACTGGCCGGTCTGAGCGACCGCAAGGGCGCGCTCGCCCCCGGCATGGACGCCGACCTCACCGTGCTCGACCCCGAGGCCGCCTTCACCGTCGACCCCACTGCCCTGCACCACCGCAACCCCGTCACCGCCTACGCCGGCCGCACCCTGCACGGGGTGGTACGGGAGACCTGGCTGCGCGGCGAACTCATCGCCGTGCGCGGCCGTGTCCTGGCCCGAACCGGAGAGCTCATCGAACGTCCCCGGGAACCGGCCGACATCCCCGTGAGGAGCACCGTCACCCCATGA
- the alc gene encoding allantoicase, whose translation MNPVHFTGPAAPYAGGDPYADYRAPDPAALPFTDLADLADRRIGGTVLAASDEFFAERDHLLAPEPAHFDPAAFGVRGKIMDGWESRRRRTAVPGEHDWALIRLGAPGVVHGVLVDTAHFRGNHPQAVRVEAAEVDGHPDAATLLAGSTRWTDLVPRTEVGGHAANVFAVDAAARGRRFTHLRLRQYPDGGIARLRVFGEVRPDPAWLAALGTFDLVALENGGFAEDASDRFYSSPLNTITPGRSRTMAEGWETRRRRDDGHDWVRYRLAGRSVVRAVEIDTGCYKGNAPGHAALSVREGETGEWREALPRTALLPDSVHRFVLSGAPAATHARLDVFPDGGVARLRLYGSLT comes from the coding sequence ATGAACCCCGTCCACTTCACCGGCCCCGCCGCCCCGTACGCCGGCGGCGACCCGTACGCCGACTACCGCGCCCCCGACCCGGCCGCGCTGCCGTTCACCGATCTGGCCGACCTCGCCGACCGGCGGATCGGTGGCACCGTCCTGGCGGCCTCCGACGAGTTCTTCGCCGAACGCGATCATCTGCTCGCCCCGGAGCCGGCCCACTTCGACCCGGCGGCCTTCGGCGTCCGCGGCAAGATCATGGACGGCTGGGAGTCCCGGCGCCGCCGCACCGCCGTCCCCGGCGAGCACGACTGGGCGCTGATCCGGCTCGGCGCGCCCGGTGTGGTGCACGGAGTGCTGGTGGACACCGCCCACTTCCGGGGCAACCATCCGCAGGCCGTCCGGGTGGAGGCCGCCGAGGTCGACGGGCATCCGGACGCGGCGACGCTGCTCGCCGGCTCCACCCGGTGGACCGATCTGGTACCGCGCACCGAGGTGGGCGGGCACGCCGCCAACGTCTTCGCGGTCGACGCCGCCGCCCGGGGGAGGCGGTTCACGCATCTGCGGCTGCGGCAGTATCCCGACGGCGGCATCGCGCGGCTGCGGGTGTTCGGCGAGGTCCGGCCCGACCCGGCGTGGCTGGCCGCCCTGGGCACGTTCGACCTGGTGGCGCTGGAGAACGGCGGGTTCGCCGAGGACGCCTCCGACCGCTTCTACTCCTCGCCGCTGAACACCATCACCCCCGGCCGCTCACGCACCATGGCCGAGGGCTGGGAGACCCGGCGGCGCCGCGACGACGGGCACGACTGGGTGCGCTACCGGCTCGCCGGGCGGTCCGTGGTGCGTGCTGTGGAGATCGACACGGGCTGTTACAAGGGCAACGCGCCCGGCCACGCGGCGCTTTCGGTCCGGGAGGGGGAGACGGGGGAGTGGCGTGAGGCGCTGCCGCGTACGGCGCTGCTGCCGGACTCCGTGCACCGGTTCGTCCTGTCCGGCGCGCCGGCCGCCACTCACGCCCGGCTCGATGTCTTCCCGGACGGCGGTGTCGCCAGGCTCCGTCTGTACGGTTCGCTCACCTGA
- a CDS encoding ribonuclease domain-containing protein, producing the protein MNLISRIVRTGAMGALATGLLIGGAATAGATASPTPPTTPTASDIAPTAVGNVCYSALPAQAYDTLNLIARGGPYPFPQDGTTFYNREGLLPPQSSGYYKEYTVITPGSSTRGARRIVTGNSTREDYYTADHYASFRLINYGC; encoded by the coding sequence ATGAACCTCATCTCCAGGATCGTCCGGACCGGTGCCATGGGTGCCCTGGCCACCGGGCTGCTCATCGGCGGCGCTGCCACGGCCGGCGCCACCGCTTCCCCCACACCCCCCACCACCCCCACCGCGTCGGACATCGCCCCCACCGCCGTGGGCAACGTCTGCTACAGCGCGCTGCCGGCCCAGGCGTACGACACCCTCAACCTCATCGCCCGCGGCGGCCCGTACCCCTTCCCACAGGACGGCACGACCTTCTACAACCGTGAAGGACTGCTGCCGCCCCAGTCGAGTGGGTATTACAAGGAGTACACGGTCATCACGCCCGGCAGCAGCACGCGCGGTGCCCGGCGCATCGTCACCGGGAACTCCACGCGCGAGGACTACTACACCGCCGACCACTACGCCTCCTTCCGCCTGATCAACTACGGCTGCTGA